The following nucleotide sequence is from Cellulosilyticum sp. I15G10I2.
TCGCTATACATCACGCCTCTAGGTTCAAAGGAATCATCAGCTTCTTTAAGTGCAAATTCAATACTATTAATGGAAGCTTCTATTAGCTTAGGATCTATGCCATAACTAACAAGCTGATGAAGCACCTCAAAAACAGTTTGCTCAAATTCATTCTTATTATCAACCGACGTCCCTTTTAATGTTATTGAAAATACAGGCTGCTGCTTACAAGTATCATAGCCTGCTTCTGTAAGACTTTTCCCAAGTTCCTTATTTACAATCAGTGCTTCAACTAGGGGCGATGCGGAGCTTTTTAGAAGTATCTGTTCAAGGATTTCAAAGGCTAATCTTAGTTCAGCATCTTGTGATGTTCCTATTACAAAGCTAAGTACCAAAAACACTGCTTCAGATAGATCTATCTTATCATCCGCCTGATAACTTGCATGGACAGACGCCGGTGTATGCAGTCTTTGTTGCAGTGGAATCTGGACTGTATCTGCTTTTTTATCAAAATGCATTAAATAGTGTTCATCTAAAAACTTTAATTGATCTAAAATCGGTATATCTCCATAAAGATAAATACATGCATGTGAGGGGTGATAATACTTTTCATAAAAAGCTATATAATCCTCATAGTTAAATTGAACAATTTCTTCTGGTACCCCTCCTGCATCATAACGATATATAGTATTCGGAAAAAGGGCTTGATGAATAGTATGTTCTAAAATAGTTGCAGGATCATCATACTCTCCTAACATCTCGTTATAGACTACCCCATTATAGTTTATTGCCTCTCTTTTATTTCGTATTTCATAGTGCCATCCTTCCTGCCTAAAAAGATTTGGCCATGCCTCCAGTAAAGGATCAAAAATTAAATCTGTATAGACTTCCACTAGATTTTTAAAATCTTTATCATTTTTACTTGCACAATAATACATTGTCATATCCTGATAAGTACATGCATTAAGTGCAGTACATAAAGAACTATTTTGAAGTTCTATAAATGTGTCTTTAAGCGGATATTTTTTTGAAGAACAGCATAGCACATGCTCTATAATATGTGCTGCGCCGCTATTATCCTCCGGTGGGGTCTTAAAGGTAATGGTAAAAACTTTATGATCGTCTTTATTTAGAATATGAATAAGTTCAGTCCCGCTTTTTTGATGCTTAAACACCCTTGCTACGCCTTCTAATTCGCAAATTTTCTTTTCTTCTGTTAATTTAAAACCGCTATAGACCTCTCCCAATTGCAATTTCATAATTTACCCTTTCTTATGCCTTTATTATCTCATACATCCTATTTATCTCCCGCTTACTTAATAACCCTTATATGATACAAACTTTATATAATATATTGAATCTGCTTATTTGGAAATAAATCTTGAAGCTCATCTTCGAAAAACCTTTTAATTTCTGCAAGTTCTTCCTTGGTATACACATATTTCCCATAGCCAAATTGTCCGTATTTAAACTTCCTTTCTTCTTCCTCCATAGGCAAGGTTGTTTCCGGGAAAATCTTCAAAATAATATTTTTAGCTTTGATTGTAAAGCGATGTGAAATAACTTCAAACTCAACAGGCTTATCTAAATCCGGTGGCAGTGTACCTTTTAAATATATCAACAACTCTTTATATTCTTTCTGCCACCCCTCATAAAGCAAAACTGGCGCTATGATAAATCCTATAGGATATCCTTTCTGAGCAAGTTTTGCAGCAGCCTCTATTCTTATTTTAGCTGATGTTGTAAAATGTTCATAGCTTTTTATAACCCGCTGTGTATTTAAACTGAATCTTATGGTTGTATGCCCGTTATGCTTTGCATCTAATAAACTTTCAATATCATTGTATTTTGTAACAAACCTAAATCTTCCAAATTCTCGCTGACCAAAGTACTCTATTGTTTTTTTAAGAATATGGGTATACGGTTCTACTGGAATAGGATCTGAAGTCGCGGCGCCTTCAAAAAAAGTGATCTCGGGGCTTCTTTCTTGGATATATCTTTCTGTCTGACTAAGTATTTCTTCAATATTAACATAGATTCTAACAAAAGGTTTATCTCCAAGCTGTGTATTTAAATAACAATATTCACACTGCCCCATGCACCCGCTTACAAGAGGAAGCTGGTAATGCGCTGAAGGTTTACAGCTTTGAAATTTCATACCCTTTTTAACGCCCACTACTAATATCTTTTTACCAGCTCGATATTTTTCATACATATTTTCACCAGGTATTAAACTTCCTATTTTATTAGAAGATACTTCCACTATTTTAATATCTGGCTTTTTTTTGAAATTTTCATAAATTTGACTTCCAAGTGTATAGTCTAATGCTGTTTTTTCAAAAACAACTGTATTTGGAACAAACATACTATCTCTCCCTCCTTATTTTTTATTAGTTTTAACCAATATGATGCATTTTATAATAAATGAATTATAGCTAATATATAACTGCCTTCTATAGTATAAGTATTGACAATGCTACTTTTTAAATTATAATTATTCTTAAATGATACATATTATTTTAAAAGGAGAAACTTATATGAATAAACAATTTAATATTACTTCTGATTTGTTTTGGGTTGGTGCACTAGACCCCAATCTTAAGATATTTGATATTATTATGGAAACAGAATTCGGTACAACATACAATAGTTATGTACTTAAAGGAACTAATGGCATTGCAATATTTGAAACTGTTAAAGATAAATTCTTTGATGAATATTTAGAAAAATTAAAAACTGTTGTTGATCCTTCAGCTATTAACTATATCATTGTCAACCATACAGAACCTGATCATGTAGGCTCTGTTGCCCGACTCTTAGATTATTCTAAAGATGCTACTGTGGTGGGTAGCGCACAAGCTATCAAGTTTTTAAATCAAATCGTTAATGCGCCTTTTAAAAGTCACATTGCTAAAGAAACCGAAACGCTGTCTTTAGGCAATAAAACACTTCGTTTTATCAGTGCGCCTTTTCTCCATTGGCCTGATACAATCTATACTTATATCGAAGAAGATAAAGTACTTATAACCTGCGATTCATTTGGCGCACATTACTGTGATGAAAAGCTTCTTAAAAGTGCTTTGCCTGCTGAAAAAGAAGAAGATTTTCTATCTGCTTATAAATATTACTTTGATATGATCATGGGTCCTTTTAAACCTTTTGTTTTAAGTGCACTTGATAAGATTAAAGACTTAGAACTAGCATATATTTGTCCTGGTCATGGTATGATTCTTGATGCATCCAATATGAATAAATATATCGAACTTTACCGCACATGGGCTACCCCTCAAAAACGTGATATTCCCAGCATCGTTATTGGGTATGTTTCGGCTTACGGCTACACCGCTCAGCTCGCACAGCAGATTAAGGCAGGTATTGAATCAACAGCTCATAATGTAGATGTTTTATTTTACGACTTGCAAGATT
It contains:
- the splB gene encoding spore photoproduct lyase; this translates as MFVPNTVVFEKTALDYTLGSQIYENFKKKPDIKIVEVSSNKIGSLIPGENMYEKYRAGKKILVVGVKKGMKFQSCKPSAHYQLPLVSGCMGQCEYCYLNTQLGDKPFVRIYVNIEEILSQTERYIQERSPEITFFEGAATSDPIPVEPYTHILKKTIEYFGQREFGRFRFVTKYNDIESLLDAKHNGHTTIRFSLNTQRVIKSYEHFTTSAKIRIEAAAKLAQKGYPIGFIIAPVLLYEGWQKEYKELLIYLKGTLPPDLDKPVEFEVISHRFTIKAKNIILKIFPETTLPMEEEERKFKYGQFGYGKYVYTKEELAEIKRFFEDELQDLFPNKQIQYII
- a CDS encoding FprA family A-type flavoprotein, encoding MNKQFNITSDLFWVGALDPNLKIFDIIMETEFGTTYNSYVLKGTNGIAIFETVKDKFFDEYLEKLKTVVDPSAINYIIVNHTEPDHVGSVARLLDYSKDATVVGSAQAIKFLNQIVNAPFKSHIAKETETLSLGNKTLRFISAPFLHWPDTIYTYIEEDKVLITCDSFGAHYCDEKLLKSALPAEKEEDFLSAYKYYFDMIMGPFKPFVLSALDKIKDLELAYICPGHGMILDASNMNKYIELYRTWATPQKRDIPSIVIGYVSAYGYTAQLAQQIKAGIESTAHNVDVLFYDLQDSDLKTVCTEITSSSGFLLGSPTIAADTLPQIWQVLSSLNPYIHKGIKASCFGSYGWSGEAVKNIQQRLTQLRLAIPVEPLSVLFKPSETDLETAFDFGVQFANKVL